The genomic segment ATTCTTGGTTGTAAACGTTGCTAATAAGAAATAAAATCCGTATCTTACTTAAAAAAGAATAGATGAACCAACATGGCACTTGCTAAAAAAAGAGAGTAGACGGGCCCACTTGTCACTCAAGTGGAACAGAGGTGCGATACTACACGTGGCAGGAGCCAAGAATCCCCAAAATCCGAAATCGGTTAGGCTTCCCTCCCAAACCGAAATTCCAAATTCAATCCTCCCGCCAAGCACCCAAACGAAATCCAATTCCAAagccctctcccctcccctcgctCCAGACAGATCCCTCTCCACCCCCAATTCGATTTCGATTTCGATTTCGATTCCGCTCTTGATGCGCCAATGGTGCGCGAGCTCCGCGTCGACTCCTTCTACTcccgcctccgcgccgccgcaTCCGACGCCGCGTCCTCCTCCCCGCTCCTGAtcctcccctccgccgccgacgccgactCCCTCTGCGCGCTCAAGGTCCTCGCCCACGTCCTCTCCGCCGACTCCATCCGCTTCTCCATCTACCCTgtcgcctcctccgccgccgccgcgtccctcctcgcctccttctcctccaacAGCCcgctctgcctcctcctcatcaactgGGGCGCGCACCGCGACCTCCGCGCGCTCCTGccgcccgccgccaccgccttcgTCGTCGACTCCCACCGCCCCCTCCACCTCCGCAACCTCTGCGCGGCCAACGACCGCGTCGTCGTTCTATTCACCGCCGACGATGAGCACACCGCCGATCTGTCGTACGACTTCGACGTCTCCTCCCTCGCCGACGCGTCCGACCTCGCTACCGAGGGGGACGCGGATGACCACCTCCGGGTCcccgacgaggacgaggactcCGATGCTTCGGACTCGGATTCCGACGCCGAGGACGGAGGTAggaggaagaggcggcggctCTCTGATGACGCGGAGGCGGACGGCGACCCGGTGAGGCTGTTCGGGAAGCTCCGGAGGGAGTACTACAGGCTCGGCACATTCCACGGGAAGCCGTCGGGGTGCCTCATGTATGAGCTCGCCCACGCGACGCGCAAGAACACCAACGAGCTCCTCTGGCTCGCCTGCGTCTCCCTCACCGACCAGTTCGTCCACGAGCGCATCACCAACGAGCGCTACCAGGCCGCCGTCATGGAGCTCGAGCAGCACATCAACGGTTCGGACAACCTCGACCCCTCCGGCGTCGGGTCAGTGGTCACACTCAAGGACGGCACCAAGATCCGGGCACCGGAGACCTCCCGCATCGCGTATGAAGACGAGCCGAGGTTGATGCTGCTGCGGGAGTGGAGCTTGTTCGACTCCATGCTCTGTTCCTCCTATGTTGCCACGAAGCTCAAAACGTGGAGTGACAATGGCCTCAAGAAGCTAAAGCTGCTGCTGGCGAGGATGGGGTTCCCGCTGGCCGATTGCCAGAAGAACTTCCAGTACATGAGCATGGAGGTCAAGCGCAAAATGAGGGGTGAGTTCGACAGGTTCCTGCCTGAGTATGGGCTCACTGAGTTCTATTACCGGAGCTTCTTGAGGGTGCACGGGTACAGATCCAAGGTGTCTGCTGCAGATGTTGTGTATGGCGTCACAGCTTTGCTCGAGTCGCTGAATTCCGAGTCAAAGGACTCAAAGGAGTCATCTGCCGCTGAGCAGTTTTGGGTTGCATATGCAGCATTGTCATTGAGCAATGTGGATCAGTTGCGGAAAGGGATGCAGTCTGCGATTGAGATACAGAGGGCTATATTGAGGCAAGGAAGCTCGGCGATTACCAAGACAGGGTTTATACGGAGTGCGAAGAAGTTTCGGTGGGTGAAGCTTGATGACCCAGTGGACACGAATAAACTGT from the Phragmites australis chromosome 19, lpPhrAust1.1, whole genome shotgun sequence genome contains:
- the LOC133900041 gene encoding uncharacterized protein LOC133900041, which encodes MVRELRVDSFYSRLRAAASDAASSSPLLILPSAADADSLCALKVLAHVLSADSIRFSIYPVASSAAAASLLASFSSNSPLCLLLINWGAHRDLRALLPPAATAFVVDSHRPLHLRNLCAANDRVVVLFTADDEHTADLSYDFDVSSLADASDLATEGDADDHLRVPDEDEDSDASDSDSDAEDGGRRKRRRLSDDAEADGDPVRLFGKLRREYYRLGTFHGKPSGCLMYELAHATRKNTNELLWLACVSLTDQFVHERITNERYQAAVMELEQHINGSDNLDPSGVGSVVTLKDGTKIRAPETSRIAYEDEPRLMLLREWSLFDSMLCSSYVATKLKTWSDNGLKKLKLLLARMGFPLADCQKNFQYMSMEVKRKMRGEFDRFLPEYGLTEFYYRSFLRVHGYRSKVSAADVVYGVTALLESLNSESKDSKESSAAEQFWVAYAALSLSNVDQLRKGMQSAIEIQRAILRQGSSAITKTGFIRSAKKFRWVKLDDPVDTNKLCHPQALTKFCFFLMDALKERGARMKPLICACLAKEPEKVLVVGVCGKPRLGAVQGNAFGNAFRSAAEEIGADYFHDMFESSWIVLDVVAVSSFMIRLTEKL